One genomic segment of Thunnus albacares chromosome 18, fThuAlb1.1, whole genome shotgun sequence includes these proteins:
- the git2b gene encoding ARF GTPase-activating protein GIT2b isoform X5, with protein sequence MSKRVRSREVCADCSAPEPRWASVNRGVLVCDECCSIHRGLGRHSSQVRHLTHSQWPPSQLQMVQTLYGNGANSIWEHSLLDPSSSVSGKRKANPQDRVHPNKTEFIKAKYQMLAYVHRMPCREDDSVTAKDLSKQLHSSVRTGNMETCLRLLSLGAQANFFHPEKGNTPLHIAAKAGQMLQAELLAVYGADPGALDSSGKTPIDYARQAGHQELAERLVEIQYELTDRLTFYLCGRRPDHRNGQHFIIPQMADSLDLSEFAKAAKKKLQSLSNHQFEELAMDVYDEVDRRETDAVWLATQNHSTLVTDTTVVPFLPVNPEYSSTRNQGRQKLARFSAHEFATLVIDILTDAKRRQWGNSCDSPRENVELILQGIDSCHNSESQDNDQPDYDSVASDEDPVQEATCGDSCNDGRTKSSESSDLSDGPITVQEFMEVKSALTASEAKIQQLLKVNCHLSEELRMMQSKLNSLQTENTTLRWQTPSGQQHLQGPFGRHPPRGGRAMSMYETGSSPRQYPHRGETARQEDGVVLQPFPTNIGRGPLGTAASSLPTFPSSLSWSWDERSRRGCSLEGQSTMLENDYDITPNHSELEESGSPLPASEAVETEEEGEEDSTLPCTEDVICKTEQITKNIQELLRAAQETKHESFLPCSEKICMAVSEMAALFPKRPSSETVRGSLCLLTSSASRLHGECQKAAEHNPCPSDIQLVTQQVIQCAYDIAKAAKQLVTVTTKENNN encoded by the exons ATGTCAAAGCGAGTACGAAGCAGAGAGGTCTGCGCTGATTGCAGTGCTCCGG AGCCTCGCTGGGCCTCTGTTAACAGAGGTGTGTTGGTCTGCGATGAGTGCTGTAGCATCCATCGAGGTCTAGGACGACACAGCTCCCAAGTCCGTCATCTGACTCATTCACAATGGCCACCCTCCCAGTTACAG atGGTCCAGACACTGTATGGCAATGGAGCCAATTCCATATGGGAGCACAGCCTTTTGGACCCTTCCTCTTCAGTGAGTGGGAAGCGCAAGGCCAACCCGCAGGACAGAGTTCA tCCCAACAAGACAGAGTTCATCAAGGCCAAATACCAGATGCTCGCGTATGTTCATCGGATGCCTTGTCGGGAGGATGACAGTGTAACCGCAAAAGACCTCAGCAAG CAACTGCATTCCAGTGTTCGGACGGGGAACATGGAGACCTGCCTCAGACTCTTATCTTTGGGAGCACAGGCCAACTTCTTCCATCCA GAGAAAGGAAACACTCCATTGCACATAGCAGCAAAAGCGGGACAAATGTTACAAGCAGAACTGTTGGCAGTTTATGGAGCTGATCCCGGGGCTCTGGACTCCAGTGGGAAGACCCCCATCGATTATGCAAG ACAAGCTGGGCATCAGGAGCTTGCAGAGCGGCTAGTGGAGATCCAGTATGAACTCACTGACCGGTTAACATTTTACCTTTGTGGTAGGAGACCAG ATCACAGAAATGGGCAACACTTCATCATTCCACAGATGGCAGACAG TCTGGATTTGTCAGAGTTTGCAAAAGCTGCAAAGAAGAAGCTCCAGTCT ctAAGTAACCATCAGTTTGAAGAACTCGCCATGGATGTTTATGATGAAGTcgacagaagagaaacagatgCAG tgtggtTGGCTACTCAGAACCACAGTACACTTGTGACAGACACCACAGTTGTGCCTTTTCTGCCTGTCAATCCTGAGTACTCATCTACCAGAAACCAG GGTCGTCAAAAATTGGCAAGGTTTAGTGCTCACGAATTTGCCACCTTGGTCATTGATATTCTAACCGATGCTAAACGTCGGCAGTGGGGTAACTCTTGCGACAGTCCCAGAG AGAACGTAGAGCTGATCCTTCAGGGAATAGACAGTTGCCATAACAGCGAGAGCCAGGACAATGACCAGCCAGATTACGACAGTGTGGCATCAGACGAAGACCCAGTACAAGAGGCAACCTGTGGAGACAGCTGCAATGATGGGAGGACCAAG AGCTCTGAGTCGTCTGACCTCTCTGACGGACCAATCACAGTGCAAGAATTTATGGAGGTGAAGAGCGCCCTCACGGCATCAGAAGCCAAAATACAGCAACTTCTTAAAGTCAACTGTCACCTCAGTGAAGAACTGCGAATGATGCAGAGCAAG CTCAACTCCctgcaaactgaaaacacaacactgcgATGGCAAACCCCCAGCGGACAACAACACCTCCAGGGGCCCTTTGGTCGACACCCACCCCGCGGGGGCCGAGCCATGTCCATGTACGAGACGGGTTCTTCTCCGAGGCAGTACCCCCACCGAGGCGAGACAGCCCGGCAAGAGGATGGAGTCGTTTTACAACCGTTCCCGACCAAC ATTGGGAGGGGTCCTTTGGGGACGGCTGCTTCCTCCCTCCCTACCTTCCCCTCTTCCCTGTCCTGGTCGTGGGATGAGAGATCTCGAAGG GGCTGTAGTCTGGAAGGACAGAGCACTATGCTGGAGAATGACTATGATATAACGCCCAACCACTCTGAGCTGGAGGAGTCTGG CAGCCCCCTTCCAGCCTCTGAAGCCgtggagacagaggaggagggtgaggaaGATTCCACCCTGCCGTGCACAGAGGATGTCATCTGTAAGACGGAGCAGATCACTAAGAACATACAGGAGCTTCTGAGAGCTGCCCAGGAGACCAAACACGAAAG CTTTCTGCCCTGTTCAGAAAAGATCTGCATGGCTGTGTCGGAGATGGCCGCCCTGTTTCCCAAG AGGCCGTCCTCGGAGACCGTGCGAGGGTCTCTGTGTCTGCTCACTTCAAGCGCCAGCAGGCTGCATGGAGAGTGCCAGAAGGCCGCAGAGCACAACCCCTGCCCGTCAGACATCCAGCTGGTCACTCAGCAGGTCATCCAGTGCGCCTATGACATTGCCAAAGCTGCCAAGCAACTTGTCACTGTGACaaccaaagaaaacaacaactaa
- the git2b gene encoding ARF GTPase-activating protein GIT2b isoform X3, translated as MSKRVRSREVCADCSAPEPRWASVNRGVLVCDECCSIHRGLGRHSSQVRHLTHSQWPPSQLQMVQTLYGNGANSIWEHSLLDPSSSVSGKRKANPQDRVHPNKTEFIKAKYQMLAYVHRMPCREDDSVTAKDLSKQLHSSVRTGNMETCLRLLSLGAQANFFHPEKGNTPLHIAAKAGQMLQAELLAVYGADPGALDSSGKTPIDYARQAGHQELAERLVEIQYELTDRLTFYLCGRRPDHRNGQHFIIPQMADRNNSLDLSEFAKAAKKKLQSLSNHQFEELAMDVYDEVDRRETDAVWLATQNHSTLVTDTTVVPFLPVNPEYSSTRNQGRQKLARFSAHEFATLVIDILTDAKRRQWGNSCDSPRENVELILQGIDSCHNSESQDNDQPDYDSVASDEDPVQEATCGDSCNDGRTKSSESSDLSDGPITVQEFMEVKSALTASEAKIQQLLKVNCHLSEELRMMQSKLNSLQTENTTLRWQTPSGQQHLQGPFGRHPPRGGRAMSMYETGSSPRQYPHRGETARQEDGVVLQPFPTNIGRGPLGTAASSLPTFPSSLSWSWDERSRRGCSLEGQSTMLENDYDITPNHSELEESGPLPASEAVETEEEGEEDSTLPCTEDVICKTEQITKNIQELLRAAQETKHESFLPCSEKICMAVSEMAALFPKRPSSETVRGSLCLLTSSASRLHGECQKAAEHNPCPSDIQLVTQQVIQCAYDIAKAAKQLVTVTTKENNN; from the exons ATGTCAAAGCGAGTACGAAGCAGAGAGGTCTGCGCTGATTGCAGTGCTCCGG AGCCTCGCTGGGCCTCTGTTAACAGAGGTGTGTTGGTCTGCGATGAGTGCTGTAGCATCCATCGAGGTCTAGGACGACACAGCTCCCAAGTCCGTCATCTGACTCATTCACAATGGCCACCCTCCCAGTTACAG atGGTCCAGACACTGTATGGCAATGGAGCCAATTCCATATGGGAGCACAGCCTTTTGGACCCTTCCTCTTCAGTGAGTGGGAAGCGCAAGGCCAACCCGCAGGACAGAGTTCA tCCCAACAAGACAGAGTTCATCAAGGCCAAATACCAGATGCTCGCGTATGTTCATCGGATGCCTTGTCGGGAGGATGACAGTGTAACCGCAAAAGACCTCAGCAAG CAACTGCATTCCAGTGTTCGGACGGGGAACATGGAGACCTGCCTCAGACTCTTATCTTTGGGAGCACAGGCCAACTTCTTCCATCCA GAGAAAGGAAACACTCCATTGCACATAGCAGCAAAAGCGGGACAAATGTTACAAGCAGAACTGTTGGCAGTTTATGGAGCTGATCCCGGGGCTCTGGACTCCAGTGGGAAGACCCCCATCGATTATGCAAG ACAAGCTGGGCATCAGGAGCTTGCAGAGCGGCTAGTGGAGATCCAGTATGAACTCACTGACCGGTTAACATTTTACCTTTGTGGTAGGAGACCAG ATCACAGAAATGGGCAACACTTCATCATTCCACAGATGGCAGACAG AAATAA CAGTCTGGATTTGTCAGAGTTTGCAAAAGCTGCAAAGAAGAAGCTCCAGTCT ctAAGTAACCATCAGTTTGAAGAACTCGCCATGGATGTTTATGATGAAGTcgacagaagagaaacagatgCAG tgtggtTGGCTACTCAGAACCACAGTACACTTGTGACAGACACCACAGTTGTGCCTTTTCTGCCTGTCAATCCTGAGTACTCATCTACCAGAAACCAG GGTCGTCAAAAATTGGCAAGGTTTAGTGCTCACGAATTTGCCACCTTGGTCATTGATATTCTAACCGATGCTAAACGTCGGCAGTGGGGTAACTCTTGCGACAGTCCCAGAG AGAACGTAGAGCTGATCCTTCAGGGAATAGACAGTTGCCATAACAGCGAGAGCCAGGACAATGACCAGCCAGATTACGACAGTGTGGCATCAGACGAAGACCCAGTACAAGAGGCAACCTGTGGAGACAGCTGCAATGATGGGAGGACCAAG AGCTCTGAGTCGTCTGACCTCTCTGACGGACCAATCACAGTGCAAGAATTTATGGAGGTGAAGAGCGCCCTCACGGCATCAGAAGCCAAAATACAGCAACTTCTTAAAGTCAACTGTCACCTCAGTGAAGAACTGCGAATGATGCAGAGCAAG CTCAACTCCctgcaaactgaaaacacaacactgcgATGGCAAACCCCCAGCGGACAACAACACCTCCAGGGGCCCTTTGGTCGACACCCACCCCGCGGGGGCCGAGCCATGTCCATGTACGAGACGGGTTCTTCTCCGAGGCAGTACCCCCACCGAGGCGAGACAGCCCGGCAAGAGGATGGAGTCGTTTTACAACCGTTCCCGACCAAC ATTGGGAGGGGTCCTTTGGGGACGGCTGCTTCCTCCCTCCCTACCTTCCCCTCTTCCCTGTCCTGGTCGTGGGATGAGAGATCTCGAAGG GGCTGTAGTCTGGAAGGACAGAGCACTATGCTGGAGAATGACTATGATATAACGCCCAACCACTCTGAGCTGGAGGAGTCTGG CCCCCTTCCAGCCTCTGAAGCCgtggagacagaggaggagggtgaggaaGATTCCACCCTGCCGTGCACAGAGGATGTCATCTGTAAGACGGAGCAGATCACTAAGAACATACAGGAGCTTCTGAGAGCTGCCCAGGAGACCAAACACGAAAG CTTTCTGCCCTGTTCAGAAAAGATCTGCATGGCTGTGTCGGAGATGGCCGCCCTGTTTCCCAAG AGGCCGTCCTCGGAGACCGTGCGAGGGTCTCTGTGTCTGCTCACTTCAAGCGCCAGCAGGCTGCATGGAGAGTGCCAGAAGGCCGCAGAGCACAACCCCTGCCCGTCAGACATCCAGCTGGTCACTCAGCAGGTCATCCAGTGCGCCTATGACATTGCCAAAGCTGCCAAGCAACTTGTCACTGTGACaaccaaagaaaacaacaactaa
- the git2b gene encoding ARF GTPase-activating protein GIT2b isoform X4: MSKRVRSREVCADCSAPEPRWASVNRGVLVCDECCSIHRGLGRHSSQVRHLTHSQWPPSQLQMVQTLYGNGANSIWEHSLLDPSSSVSGKRKANPQDRVHPNKTEFIKAKYQMLAYVHRMPCREDDSVTAKDLSKQLHSSVRTGNMETCLRLLSLGAQANFFHPEKGNTPLHIAAKAGQMLQAELLAVYGADPGALDSSGKTPIDYARQAGHQELAERLVEIQYELTDRLTFYLCGRRPDHRNGQHFIIPQMADSSLDLSEFAKAAKKKLQSLSNHQFEELAMDVYDEVDRRETDAVWLATQNHSTLVTDTTVVPFLPVNPEYSSTRNQGRQKLARFSAHEFATLVIDILTDAKRRQWGNSCDSPRENVELILQGIDSCHNSESQDNDQPDYDSVASDEDPVQEATCGDSCNDGRTKSSESSDLSDGPITVQEFMEVKSALTASEAKIQQLLKVNCHLSEELRMMQSKLNSLQTENTTLRWQTPSGQQHLQGPFGRHPPRGGRAMSMYETGSSPRQYPHRGETARQEDGVVLQPFPTNIGRGPLGTAASSLPTFPSSLSWSWDERSRRGCSLEGQSTMLENDYDITPNHSELEESGSPLPASEAVETEEEGEEDSTLPCTEDVICKTEQITKNIQELLRAAQETKHESFLPCSEKICMAVSEMAALFPKRPSSETVRGSLCLLTSSASRLHGECQKAAEHNPCPSDIQLVTQQVIQCAYDIAKAAKQLVTVTTKENNN; this comes from the exons ATGTCAAAGCGAGTACGAAGCAGAGAGGTCTGCGCTGATTGCAGTGCTCCGG AGCCTCGCTGGGCCTCTGTTAACAGAGGTGTGTTGGTCTGCGATGAGTGCTGTAGCATCCATCGAGGTCTAGGACGACACAGCTCCCAAGTCCGTCATCTGACTCATTCACAATGGCCACCCTCCCAGTTACAG atGGTCCAGACACTGTATGGCAATGGAGCCAATTCCATATGGGAGCACAGCCTTTTGGACCCTTCCTCTTCAGTGAGTGGGAAGCGCAAGGCCAACCCGCAGGACAGAGTTCA tCCCAACAAGACAGAGTTCATCAAGGCCAAATACCAGATGCTCGCGTATGTTCATCGGATGCCTTGTCGGGAGGATGACAGTGTAACCGCAAAAGACCTCAGCAAG CAACTGCATTCCAGTGTTCGGACGGGGAACATGGAGACCTGCCTCAGACTCTTATCTTTGGGAGCACAGGCCAACTTCTTCCATCCA GAGAAAGGAAACACTCCATTGCACATAGCAGCAAAAGCGGGACAAATGTTACAAGCAGAACTGTTGGCAGTTTATGGAGCTGATCCCGGGGCTCTGGACTCCAGTGGGAAGACCCCCATCGATTATGCAAG ACAAGCTGGGCATCAGGAGCTTGCAGAGCGGCTAGTGGAGATCCAGTATGAACTCACTGACCGGTTAACATTTTACCTTTGTGGTAGGAGACCAG ATCACAGAAATGGGCAACACTTCATCATTCCACAGATGGCAGACAG CAGTCTGGATTTGTCAGAGTTTGCAAAAGCTGCAAAGAAGAAGCTCCAGTCT ctAAGTAACCATCAGTTTGAAGAACTCGCCATGGATGTTTATGATGAAGTcgacagaagagaaacagatgCAG tgtggtTGGCTACTCAGAACCACAGTACACTTGTGACAGACACCACAGTTGTGCCTTTTCTGCCTGTCAATCCTGAGTACTCATCTACCAGAAACCAG GGTCGTCAAAAATTGGCAAGGTTTAGTGCTCACGAATTTGCCACCTTGGTCATTGATATTCTAACCGATGCTAAACGTCGGCAGTGGGGTAACTCTTGCGACAGTCCCAGAG AGAACGTAGAGCTGATCCTTCAGGGAATAGACAGTTGCCATAACAGCGAGAGCCAGGACAATGACCAGCCAGATTACGACAGTGTGGCATCAGACGAAGACCCAGTACAAGAGGCAACCTGTGGAGACAGCTGCAATGATGGGAGGACCAAG AGCTCTGAGTCGTCTGACCTCTCTGACGGACCAATCACAGTGCAAGAATTTATGGAGGTGAAGAGCGCCCTCACGGCATCAGAAGCCAAAATACAGCAACTTCTTAAAGTCAACTGTCACCTCAGTGAAGAACTGCGAATGATGCAGAGCAAG CTCAACTCCctgcaaactgaaaacacaacactgcgATGGCAAACCCCCAGCGGACAACAACACCTCCAGGGGCCCTTTGGTCGACACCCACCCCGCGGGGGCCGAGCCATGTCCATGTACGAGACGGGTTCTTCTCCGAGGCAGTACCCCCACCGAGGCGAGACAGCCCGGCAAGAGGATGGAGTCGTTTTACAACCGTTCCCGACCAAC ATTGGGAGGGGTCCTTTGGGGACGGCTGCTTCCTCCCTCCCTACCTTCCCCTCTTCCCTGTCCTGGTCGTGGGATGAGAGATCTCGAAGG GGCTGTAGTCTGGAAGGACAGAGCACTATGCTGGAGAATGACTATGATATAACGCCCAACCACTCTGAGCTGGAGGAGTCTGG CAGCCCCCTTCCAGCCTCTGAAGCCgtggagacagaggaggagggtgaggaaGATTCCACCCTGCCGTGCACAGAGGATGTCATCTGTAAGACGGAGCAGATCACTAAGAACATACAGGAGCTTCTGAGAGCTGCCCAGGAGACCAAACACGAAAG CTTTCTGCCCTGTTCAGAAAAGATCTGCATGGCTGTGTCGGAGATGGCCGCCCTGTTTCCCAAG AGGCCGTCCTCGGAGACCGTGCGAGGGTCTCTGTGTCTGCTCACTTCAAGCGCCAGCAGGCTGCATGGAGAGTGCCAGAAGGCCGCAGAGCACAACCCCTGCCCGTCAGACATCCAGCTGGTCACTCAGCAGGTCATCCAGTGCGCCTATGACATTGCCAAAGCTGCCAAGCAACTTGTCACTGTGACaaccaaagaaaacaacaactaa
- the git2b gene encoding ARF GTPase-activating protein GIT2b isoform X2, translating into MSKRVRSREVCADCSAPEPRWASVNRGVLVCDECCSIHRGLGRHSSQVRHLTHSQWPPSQLQMVQTLYGNGANSIWEHSLLDPSSSVSGKRKANPQDRVHPNKTEFIKAKYQMLAYVHRMPCREDDSVTAKDLSKQLHSSVRTGNMETCLRLLSLGAQANFFHPEKGNTPLHIAAKAGQMLQAELLAVYGADPGALDSSGKTPIDYARQAGHQELAERLVEIQYELTDRLTFYLCGRRPDHRNGQHFIIPQMADRNNLDLSEFAKAAKKKLQSLSNHQFEELAMDVYDEVDRRETDAVWLATQNHSTLVTDTTVVPFLPVNPEYSSTRNQGRQKLARFSAHEFATLVIDILTDAKRRQWGNSCDSPRENVELILQGIDSCHNSESQDNDQPDYDSVASDEDPVQEATCGDSCNDGRTKSSESSDLSDGPITVQEFMEVKSALTASEAKIQQLLKVNCHLSEELRMMQSKLNSLQTENTTLRWQTPSGQQHLQGPFGRHPPRGGRAMSMYETGSSPRQYPHRGETARQEDGVVLQPFPTNIGRGPLGTAASSLPTFPSSLSWSWDERSRRGCSLEGQSTMLENDYDITPNHSELEESGSPLPASEAVETEEEGEEDSTLPCTEDVICKTEQITKNIQELLRAAQETKHESFLPCSEKICMAVSEMAALFPKRPSSETVRGSLCLLTSSASRLHGECQKAAEHNPCPSDIQLVTQQVIQCAYDIAKAAKQLVTVTTKENNN; encoded by the exons ATGTCAAAGCGAGTACGAAGCAGAGAGGTCTGCGCTGATTGCAGTGCTCCGG AGCCTCGCTGGGCCTCTGTTAACAGAGGTGTGTTGGTCTGCGATGAGTGCTGTAGCATCCATCGAGGTCTAGGACGACACAGCTCCCAAGTCCGTCATCTGACTCATTCACAATGGCCACCCTCCCAGTTACAG atGGTCCAGACACTGTATGGCAATGGAGCCAATTCCATATGGGAGCACAGCCTTTTGGACCCTTCCTCTTCAGTGAGTGGGAAGCGCAAGGCCAACCCGCAGGACAGAGTTCA tCCCAACAAGACAGAGTTCATCAAGGCCAAATACCAGATGCTCGCGTATGTTCATCGGATGCCTTGTCGGGAGGATGACAGTGTAACCGCAAAAGACCTCAGCAAG CAACTGCATTCCAGTGTTCGGACGGGGAACATGGAGACCTGCCTCAGACTCTTATCTTTGGGAGCACAGGCCAACTTCTTCCATCCA GAGAAAGGAAACACTCCATTGCACATAGCAGCAAAAGCGGGACAAATGTTACAAGCAGAACTGTTGGCAGTTTATGGAGCTGATCCCGGGGCTCTGGACTCCAGTGGGAAGACCCCCATCGATTATGCAAG ACAAGCTGGGCATCAGGAGCTTGCAGAGCGGCTAGTGGAGATCCAGTATGAACTCACTGACCGGTTAACATTTTACCTTTGTGGTAGGAGACCAG ATCACAGAAATGGGCAACACTTCATCATTCCACAGATGGCAGACAG AAATAA TCTGGATTTGTCAGAGTTTGCAAAAGCTGCAAAGAAGAAGCTCCAGTCT ctAAGTAACCATCAGTTTGAAGAACTCGCCATGGATGTTTATGATGAAGTcgacagaagagaaacagatgCAG tgtggtTGGCTACTCAGAACCACAGTACACTTGTGACAGACACCACAGTTGTGCCTTTTCTGCCTGTCAATCCTGAGTACTCATCTACCAGAAACCAG GGTCGTCAAAAATTGGCAAGGTTTAGTGCTCACGAATTTGCCACCTTGGTCATTGATATTCTAACCGATGCTAAACGTCGGCAGTGGGGTAACTCTTGCGACAGTCCCAGAG AGAACGTAGAGCTGATCCTTCAGGGAATAGACAGTTGCCATAACAGCGAGAGCCAGGACAATGACCAGCCAGATTACGACAGTGTGGCATCAGACGAAGACCCAGTACAAGAGGCAACCTGTGGAGACAGCTGCAATGATGGGAGGACCAAG AGCTCTGAGTCGTCTGACCTCTCTGACGGACCAATCACAGTGCAAGAATTTATGGAGGTGAAGAGCGCCCTCACGGCATCAGAAGCCAAAATACAGCAACTTCTTAAAGTCAACTGTCACCTCAGTGAAGAACTGCGAATGATGCAGAGCAAG CTCAACTCCctgcaaactgaaaacacaacactgcgATGGCAAACCCCCAGCGGACAACAACACCTCCAGGGGCCCTTTGGTCGACACCCACCCCGCGGGGGCCGAGCCATGTCCATGTACGAGACGGGTTCTTCTCCGAGGCAGTACCCCCACCGAGGCGAGACAGCCCGGCAAGAGGATGGAGTCGTTTTACAACCGTTCCCGACCAAC ATTGGGAGGGGTCCTTTGGGGACGGCTGCTTCCTCCCTCCCTACCTTCCCCTCTTCCCTGTCCTGGTCGTGGGATGAGAGATCTCGAAGG GGCTGTAGTCTGGAAGGACAGAGCACTATGCTGGAGAATGACTATGATATAACGCCCAACCACTCTGAGCTGGAGGAGTCTGG CAGCCCCCTTCCAGCCTCTGAAGCCgtggagacagaggaggagggtgaggaaGATTCCACCCTGCCGTGCACAGAGGATGTCATCTGTAAGACGGAGCAGATCACTAAGAACATACAGGAGCTTCTGAGAGCTGCCCAGGAGACCAAACACGAAAG CTTTCTGCCCTGTTCAGAAAAGATCTGCATGGCTGTGTCGGAGATGGCCGCCCTGTTTCCCAAG AGGCCGTCCTCGGAGACCGTGCGAGGGTCTCTGTGTCTGCTCACTTCAAGCGCCAGCAGGCTGCATGGAGAGTGCCAGAAGGCCGCAGAGCACAACCCCTGCCCGTCAGACATCCAGCTGGTCACTCAGCAGGTCATCCAGTGCGCCTATGACATTGCCAAAGCTGCCAAGCAACTTGTCACTGTGACaaccaaagaaaacaacaactaa